AGGCATCAGCGGCAGGACGCGGCGCATCATGAGACCTCCTCCTGGTGCTCCTCAGAGCGCGGTTCAGACGAAATGTGCAGCATATGCTTGAGTTTTTCCCGCAGGGTTTGGAATATCACGTACAGAGCCGGAATGAACAGGATGCCCAGAATCGTGGCCATGCTCATTCCAGAAAACAACGTGGTCCCGATGGAGCGCCGCGCCCCCGAGCCGGCCCCCGTGGCAAGCACCATGGGCAGCGTCCCCAGGAATGTGGTGAAGGCCGTCATCAGAACGGGCCGGAACCGCTGATACATCGCGGTCGTCGCGGAGTCCACAATGCTTTCCCCCTGGCCTTCATGGGTGTCGCGCGCGAATTCAACGATCAGAATGGCGTTCTTGCTCGCGATGCCCACAAGCATGATTAGCCCAAGCTGGGAGTATATGCTCAAGGCGATGCCGGTGATATTGAGACCCAACATCGCGCCGAGCATCGCTGTCGGCAGCGACAGCATGACCGGCACCGGAATCGTCCAGCTCTCATACTGGGCCACCAGGAAGAGGTAGCCGAAGACGAGGGCCAGCCCGATCAGCACCACCCCTTCGCTGCCGGTTTCTTTCTCCTGGTAACTCATGCCCGACCATGCCAGCCCGTAACCCGGGGGAAGCGTTTGGGCGGCCACGCGCTCGAGGGCGGCAATCCCCGCACCCGAACTGACTCCGGGAACGGTCGACGCCGTCATCGCCGCGCTGGGGAACAGATTGAAGCGGTCCGTCACCCGCGGGGCCGTTATGGTGCGAAGCGTGACCAGGCTGTCCATCGAGACCATCTCGCCGCGCCTGCTCTTCACGTACAGGCGCCTGACATCCTCCGAATCTTTGCGATCCTTCCATTCCGCCTGGATGTACACCTGATTGACGCGGCTGCCGAAATTGACGTCGTTGACGTACCGCGAGCCGAGATAGCCTTGAAGGGTGGTGAATATGCTCGATACCGGCACGCCGAGCGATTCCGCCTTTTCCCGCTCCACTTCGACGTACAGATTCGGCGTATTGGCCGTATAGCCCGTGAACGCGAACATGATTTCAGGCGCCTGGCTCAGGCTGGCAAGGAACCCCTTGGTTACCGAGGCGAGACGCTGCGGGTCCGGGTCCTCGAGGGCCTGCACCCGTACATCGATGCCCCCCGTTCGCCCCAATCCCATGATGGCCGGCGGGGTGAAGAAATTGATCTCCGCATTGGGTATGGTGGCGGTGTACGCGCGCAGTTTCTGCGCGATTGCCGATATCCGCGTGTCCGCTGTCTTGCGTTCATCCCAGGGATTGAGCTGGACGACCAGAAACCCCACGTTCTCGCCGCGGCCGCCGATCATGCTGAATCCGGCCACGCCGAACAGCTGGCGCACGCCTGGCGTCTCGAGGATAGCCGGCATGATCTCCTGGATTTGCGTCTTGGTGCGGCTCAGCGTTGCGCCTTCCGGCAACTGCACCGCCGCGAAGATGATCCCCTGATCTTCATCGGGAATAAAGGCCCCCGGCGTGACCTGGAACAGCAATACGGCAATGCCCACCACGGTTGCGAGACATACAATGGCGACCGCCGGGCGGCGACAAAGCCACGACGAAAGCGTCACATATAACATCCGGCTGCCCTTGACGAGGGTGTTGAACCAGCGCAGAGGACCGTGCCGCCGCTCCTTGGGAATGCGCAAGATGAGGGAACACAGAGCGGGGCTCAGCGTCAGGGCGACCACTCCCGAAAAGAAGATGGCCGTCGAAATGGCCACCGCAAACTGCCGGTAAATCTGGCCCGTAATGCCCCCCAGAAACGCCACCGGCACGAAGATGGCCAGCAACACCAGCGTCGAAGCTATGATCGCCCCGGAAATCTGCTCCATCGCCTTGTAGGTGGCGGCCCGGTGATCCAGACGCTCTTCTTCCATCAAATAGGTCACGCGTTCCACCACAATGATGGCATCGTCTACCACAATCCCAATCGCCAGCACCAGCGCGAACAGCGTCAGCAGATTGATCGTAAAGCCAACGGCCATCAAGATCAGAAACGTGCTGAGAAGAGAGACCGGGATCGCCAGCGTCGGGATCAGGGTCGCGCGCCAATCTTCCAGGAAAATGTAGCACACAAACACCACGAGCCCGAAGGTCAGGATAAGCGTCGTTACGATCTCTTTGATGCTGATCCGCACAAACGTGGTCGCGTCAAAAGGAATGCGGTAATCGAGGTCTTCCGGGAAACTCGCCTTCAGCTGCTCAAGGCGCTCATACAACGCATCCATCGTCGTGATCGCATTCGAACCCGGCATCTGGTTGAGCAGTAGGCCGGTACTCTCGCCCTCTTTGTAGAAACCCTCCGCCGAATACTGGTCGGCCCCTTTCTCGACCGTGCCGATATCCTTCAGGCGCACCAGACCGCCTGCATCATTTGTGCGGACGATGATGTTCTCGAAATCCTTTGGATCGTTCAGACGGCCCATCGTCTGAAGCGCATATACGAGCTGGTGGTTTTCGTTACCGGGCGCCGCGCCGACCGCGCCAACCGAGGCCTGCACGTTCTGACTTCGAATCGCGGCGACCACTTCGTCTGTACTGATCCCGAGTGCATTCAGCCGGTCCACGTCAAGCCATGCCCGCATGGCAAACTTCGACCCCATGACCGTCGCCCCGCCCACACCCGGAATGCGCATCAACTCGTCTTTAACGTACGAGTTCACATAGTCGCTGATGAAGAAGCGGTCATGAGTCCCTTTGGGCGAGAAAAAAATCACAATTCCGAGAGTGCTCGATGACCGCGAGCTGACGGACATTCCCTGCTGCGACACTTCCGTCGGCAGCCTGGGCAGAGCCTGTGACACCCGGTTCTGCACTTTGACCAGGCACATGTCGAGGTTTGTGCCCACCGCGAACGTCACCGTCAGACTGTAATTCCCTTGGTTGTCGCAGTCGGACTGCATGTAGATCATGTTGTCGACGCCGTTCATCTCTTCTTCGAGCGGCGCGGCGACCGTGGCTGCCAGCACTTCGGCGCTGGCGCCAGGATACCGGGTTCGAACGTTGACCTCGGGCGGCGTGACCGACGGGTATTGCTCAATGGGCAGGGCAAACATGGACACCACGCCCGCCAGCGTCAATACAATGCAGATGACCATGGCGAAGCGCGGACGCGCTATGAATATGCGTGCCAGCATAGGTTCAGTTTCCTTCGGTGCCGGTCGGTTGAATGGTCGCCTGGACGGGCTGTCCGGGCTGCGTTTTCTGAAGGCCTTGCACGACGACTTGCTCGCCGGGAACAAGCCCCTCGTCGACAATCCGATAGCCCTCCACTTCCGCTCCCAATACGACGCGCCGCTCTTCGGCAATGCTTTCTGCATTCACCACGTACACGAATTCTCCTCGCGAATCCGCCATTACGGCTTGTGAGGGCACCTTCGGCGCGGTACGCGTCTCGGCGGACTGCGCCAACACCGTCACGTTCGTCTTCGGAACCAGCAGGCGTTTGGGATTGTCAAAACGCGCCCGCAACGCAATGCTTCCCGTGGCCTGGTCCATTTCGTTGTCCGTAAAACTCCATTGTCCCTGGCCTTCATACAGCGTACCGTCCGGGAGGCGCAGGCGCAGGTCCAAGGCCGACGCGCCGCGTTCGTTCATGATCTTGAGCAGAGTCACGTATTTCCGGTCGGGCACGGAGTACACCACGCGTGCCGGATCGACCTGCACGATGCGGGCAAGCGGACCGCTGGCGGGCGTGACATAGTTGCCTTCGGTCACGAGCGCCTTGCCAATCGGGCCGCTGATGGGCGCCCGGATCTCCGTATACCCTAGGTCGATCCGCGCCAGGCTCAAATTGGCTTTCGCCTGCTCGAGAGCCGCCTGAGCTTGTTGAACCGCGGCCGCGGCTTGTTTCACACGCGCCTGGCTCTGCTCGAAATCCGCCGTGGCCTTATCCATATCGGCCTGCACCACGCTGCGTTCGTCGGCGTTCTTCAGACGCTCGAAATACTTCTCTGCGCGGACCAGGTTGGCGCGGGCCGCCTCGAGGTCCGCCTGGGCCGCCGGTACGTTGGCTTCCGCCTGTTGCACGGCTGCCTCGGCAAGCGCCACCCGCGCTTCAAACGGCGCCTTCTCGATCGTGAACAGCAGGTCGCCGGCCGCAACAACGCTGCCTTCTTCAAAATGGACCGTCTGCAAGTAGCCCGCCACTTGCGGCGTAACGTTGACGGATTCGACCGACTCGACATGCCCGATGAATTCCTCGGGCGCTTCAGCCGGACCCTCGGTTATGACGGCGGCCACGATCGCCGGCGGCCCTTGAGGCCCACCCATCGCGCCGGGAGGCCCGCCCGCCACCGGAGCGCTCGGTATCAGGCCGCGCAAGAACCAGCCCGCCCCCAGCAACACAAGAATCAAGACTGCCTGGGCAAATCCAAGGATACGGTTGGGGCGGCGCGGCGCCACCGCGCGCCCGTCTGCATTGCTGTCATTCGTCAAGAGAAGTCTCCTTATCTCGCGCGTCGTCTATGCCCGCAGGCTGTTGATCAACGTTCCAAGGGCAATTTCCGCGGTCTGTACGGGATCTGTCGCGCTCAAGCCTTGAAAATGCACCGTCAAGAGGCCAATCCACATGCTTGTCAGCATGTCTTTCACAACGTTGATGTCGATGTCTTCGCGGAGTTCCCCACGACGCCGTGCCTCGTTCAGAATGTGGCCGAATTCGTCAAAGGGTTCCGTCCGGAAGTTCATCAATTCATCCCGGACGGCCGCCATCATATCCACCGACCATTCCATCTGGAGCAACGCGAAAAATGCGAACTTCCGGCATAGTTCGTCGCGCGTCGCGATACGCACCCGGGCCACCACATAGGTTCTCAAGTCATCCAAGGACGCCGCTCTGCCCGCTTCCTCGGCTACGAGACCCAGCTCCCGTTCGTGCATCTCCTGCATCAGCGCGGCCAGCAGCGACTGCTTGTTCTTGAAATGCCAGTACACCGCGCCCTTGGTCATGCCAATGCGCTTCGCGATATCCACGAATGTGGCCCGCGAATACCCCTTCTCGCTCAGCACATCCAGTGCCGCCAGCAGGATGGAGCGCCGTGTTTCTTGCGACTCTTCCTTCGTCTTTCTTGCCATGAGACCCCGCTGTTGGAGGGGTGTTGCCGGCTCGGCCGGGGAAAACGCAGCGCCGTACTATACATACCTTCGGGAATGTACGTCAAATGTCAATACCCTCGTTGTCAACGCCCCCGTCCCAAAGGCCCCACCCCGCGCACGGCCCAGGCCGGAAGATACGCGTCTGGCCGCTGCCTGCTCGAGTATGGATTCGTGCTTCGCCCTGATTTCGTTCCCGAGTGCCCTGCGATTCGCAGCCGAAACCCGTGGACGCCGGGGCGGTCCCCGCCGAGCGCGCCAGAGGGGCGCCACGTCCGGCGGGGACCGCAACGGAAGCAAGGAAGCAGAGGGAAGAGGTTGTACTTGAGCTAAGAGTCACCGGCGACCGCTGGACACGGCCCTGCCCGCGAGTCCCTCGGTCTTTTCCCGTGAGTATCTCGGGCATATCGCTGACCTTTCCCGGGCACGGCTCGGCGCGTGTTCGAAACACATCTCAAGGCTATTATACATACCTGCTCAAAGGTATGTCAAGACCCTGCGAACTATACAACCAAGTTTCGAGTAAAGATTTACCGCCCATGGAACGCCGATTGTGGCCAGATCTCTTGGCTTTCCCCTCTTACCTCGCGGAATCGGGAAAGAGGTATCGAAAGCCCAAAATGGGCTGGAACGCCTGCGATTGCCCAGCCCCATTTCTGGAGCTTCATTAAGCAATCCGCCAGATCCTTCGAGGCGCTTCGTGTCGTTTGGGTCGTTTTCCGTGAAATCGCGCTGGTTCTACTCCATCACGACCACCCTGCCGTCGGAAGTGGGTACCGCGATCTCGCACAAGCCGTCGCCGTCGAAGTCGGCGGCGACCGGTGCGCCCAGAGCCGCGCCCAGCTCTACCAGCCAGACCTGGTGCGGCGCGGCGCTGGCTTCGTTGATCGCGAGGAGTGTCCCGTGACTGGTGCCCACGAGGAATTCGGCCGCCCCGTCGCCATCCACATCGCACGAGATCGCGTCCGATGCGGCTGCCTCGAGAGGCATTTCCCAACGGACCGATCCGTCGCGCGCGTCGATGCACGCAAAACTGCCGTTCTGCCGCCCAAACCCCATCTGCCAGGCGCCGTCGGCGGCCGCACGGAACCCTTCTCGCGCGCAGCGGTTCTCGCCGGCCGTGGGCAGCTTGTACCAGTACGGGTCGCCGTTCAACGACAACGCCCCCTGGAAGTAATGCCCCGCAACCAGACACACGAGCGGGTTTTCCGGCGGGCGCGTCAGTATGACCGGGCACGTGTACAGTCCCTGGCTCGGCTGGTTGAAGATCTTCGGCGGGAAAAGGGGTCCCACGAGGAATTCGCCCGTCGGGCCGGATACCACGCAGTAGTAGTCGGGGTTGGTGAACACCAGGTCTTCCTTGCGGTCGGCATCCACGTCGTACACCGAAGCGAGATTGACGCTGGGCCCCCAATAACGCTCCGCATCGGGGACCTGGCACCGCTCCCAAACAATGGCGCCGGTCCGGCCATCGAGCACGGCGCTCCGCACCGAAGGCGTGCCTGCCCACACGTACACGTCCTCGCCCGTCCCCCCCGTGAACCGTCCGGGGCGGAGATAAGCTTTTCGCGGCTGCGGCAATCCGGGCGTGGGCGGCTCGGGGAACGCCGTCCGCCATTTCACGGCGCCGGCGGTGCGCAAATCGCGCACGGTCACGACAGGCAACATATCCGGCGAGACCGCGATCGTCGCGACATCCAGCGCGCCGTCACCATCGTAATCCGCCATTGCCGGCGGCGCACCCGATTCGAACCGGGCAACCTCTTCAAGCGCGTCGCCGGTAAACGTCAGTACAATCGCCGTGGGGTCCTGGTAAATCACCAGCTCGTTGCGGGCATCGCCCGTGACGTCGGCCGCCAGCAAGTCGGGAAACGGCGGGCCCTGGACCGCGGGTACGGCCGAGAAGTCTACCGCATTCTCGGGCGGGGGTTCCGTATAGGGATGCAACCCCGCACTGCCGTCACTGCTTATGCTCAGGGCCACCACCCCGTCAGGCCCCCGCAGCAGAGGGCCGTCCGCGACGGCACGGTCGAGCGCGGTCATGCGAGCATCGGTCCAGACCGTTTCGAGCGCGCCATCTTTGATGGCAAGCAGCGCGGCGCCGCCGAGGACCGTCCGGGTCGGGTCGCTCGTGCGGTTCGCCAGCACGTCCGCGGCGCCGTCGCCGTTGACATCGGCCAATGCCGTCGCGGCGAACCCGGGCGCGCGAAACTCGAGGTCTCCGTCTACCGCGTCATAAACGCGGACCAGCCACTTGCCTTCGTTTTCGGAGTTGAACATGGATACGACGACCTCGAGCCCGCCGTCGCCGTCGACATCCGCGTACGGCGGGACGGGCCACGTGGTGGCGACCTTGCCCGTGGTTACACTTTCGCCCCAACCGTGGGACCACGCCTTTTCCATGGCGCCGTTCTTATTCAACAACACTTCGTGGTGCTGGGCGAAGTCCGCGATGCACAGAAAGTCCTTGAGCCCGTCGCGGTCAAGGTCGACGAACTCGATGTAGCCATAGCTGCGCATGTTGGCTGGCGACACGTCCCACTGGACGAAGTGCTTCACCGCGCCGGTGGCCGGCTCGAGAAACCACATGCGGCTGTGGGTCTCGATGACCAGCTCCTCGGTCCCGTCGCCATCCAGGTCGGTCTGCAGCAGCGTGGGGAAGCAGGTGTACTTGTCGAAAGCATGCCGCCACTGCATGGCGGGGGACGCTCCGGCTTCCGGGAACGCGAACAGCGCCATGTAGCCGTTGTCTTTGTCGGGAGGATAGCCGTGCATCACGACGATGAGCTGTTCATCCTCGCGGCCGGGCAGATACCGGCCCGCGTACAATCTCCACGAATATGACATGGGCTCGACGTCGTAGCGCCACAGCAGCCGCCCGTCATCGAGCGCCACCAGCGCCGCCGCGCCGTAGGGTTGGGCCGGGCGCCCCGCCTCGAGAGCAATGTCTATCGTCCCGTTGCGGTCCAGGTCGCGGCACGCCACGATACCCGAGAAATTCAGCCCGGGCGGA
The DNA window shown above is from Candidatus Hydrogenedentota bacterium and carries:
- a CDS encoding efflux RND transporter permease subunit; amino-acid sequence: MLARIFIARPRFAMVICIVLTLAGVVSMFALPIEQYPSVTPPEVNVRTRYPGASAEVLAATVAAPLEEEMNGVDNMIYMQSDCDNQGNYSLTVTFAVGTNLDMCLVKVQNRVSQALPRLPTEVSQQGMSVSSRSSSTLGIVIFFSPKGTHDRFFISDYVNSYVKDELMRIPGVGGATVMGSKFAMRAWLDVDRLNALGISTDEVVAAIRSQNVQASVGAVGAAPGNENHQLVYALQTMGRLNDPKDFENIIVRTNDAGGLVRLKDIGTVEKGADQYSAEGFYKEGESTGLLLNQMPGSNAITTMDALYERLEQLKASFPEDLDYRIPFDATTFVRISIKEIVTTLILTFGLVVFVCYIFLEDWRATLIPTLAIPVSLLSTFLILMAVGFTINLLTLFALVLAIGIVVDDAIIVVERVTYLMEEERLDHRAATYKAMEQISGAIIASTLVLLAIFVPVAFLGGITGQIYRQFAVAISTAIFFSGVVALTLSPALCSLILRIPKERRHGPLRWFNTLVKGSRMLYVTLSSWLCRRPAVAIVCLATVVGIAVLLFQVTPGAFIPDEDQGIIFAAVQLPEGATLSRTKTQIQEIMPAILETPGVRQLFGVAGFSMIGGRGENVGFLVVQLNPWDERKTADTRISAIAQKLRAYTATIPNAEINFFTPPAIMGLGRTGGIDVRVQALEDPDPQRLASVTKGFLASLSQAPEIMFAFTGYTANTPNLYVEVEREKAESLGVPVSSIFTTLQGYLGSRYVNDVNFGSRVNQVYIQAEWKDRKDSEDVRRLYVKSRRGEMVSMDSLVTLRTITAPRVTDRFNLFPSAAMTASTVPGVSSGAGIAALERVAAQTLPPGYGLAWSGMSYQEKETGSEGVVLIGLALVFGYLFLVAQYESWTIPVPVMLSLPTAMLGAMLGLNITGIALSIYSQLGLIMLVGIASKNAILIVEFARDTHEGQGESIVDSATTAMYQRFRPVLMTAFTTFLGTLPMVLATGAGSGARRSIGTTLFSGMSMATILGILFIPALYVIFQTLREKLKHMLHISSEPRSEEHQEEVS
- a CDS encoding efflux RND transporter periplasmic adaptor subunit codes for the protein MTNDSNADGRAVAPRRPNRILGFAQAVLILVLLGAGWFLRGLIPSAPVAGGPPGAMGGPQGPPAIVAAVITEGPAEAPEEFIGHVESVESVNVTPQVAGYLQTVHFEEGSVVAAGDLLFTIEKAPFEARVALAEAAVQQAEANVPAAQADLEAARANLVRAEKYFERLKNADERSVVQADMDKATADFEQSQARVKQAAAAVQQAQAALEQAKANLSLARIDLGYTEIRAPISGPIGKALVTEGNYVTPASGPLARIVQVDPARVVYSVPDRKYVTLLKIMNERGASALDLRLRLPDGTLYEGQGQWSFTDNEMDQATGSIALRARFDNPKRLLVPKTNVTVLAQSAETRTAPKVPSQAVMADSRGEFVYVVNAESIAEERRVVLGAEVEGYRIVDEGLVPGEQVVVQGLQKTQPGQPVQATIQPTGTEGN
- a CDS encoding TetR family transcriptional regulator, which gives rise to MARKTKEESQETRRSILLAALDVLSEKGYSRATFVDIAKRIGMTKGAVYWHFKNKQSLLAALMQEMHERELGLVAEEAGRAASLDDLRTYVVARVRIATRDELCRKFAFFALLQMEWSVDMMAAVRDELMNFRTEPFDEFGHILNEARRRGELREDIDINVVKDMLTSMWIGLLTVHFQGLSATDPVQTAEIALGTLINSLRA
- a CDS encoding VCBS repeat-containing protein, producing MIYRFVTACACLIALFAATAAAAAARGDWPELRQNKHLTGFQQVPGKMVEAPVVRAVYNLPRTRPPVTPVALPDGAGHVGLSIVSGALLCFDTSGNRLWECHPPGLNFSGIVACRDLDRNGTIDIALEAGRPAQPYGAAALVALDDGRLLWRYDVEPMSYSWRLYAGRYLPGREDEQLIVVMHGYPPDKDNGYMALFAFPEAGASPAMQWRHAFDKYTCFPTLLQTDLDGDGTEELVIETHSRMWFLEPATGAVKHFVQWDVSPANMRSYGYIEFVDLDRDGLKDFLCIADFAQHHEVLLNKNGAMEKAWSHGWGESVTTGKVATTWPVPPYADVDGDGGLEVVVSMFNSENEGKWLVRVYDAVDGDLEFRAPGFAATALADVNGDGAADVLANRTSDPTRTVLGGAALLAIKDGALETVWTDARMTALDRAVADGPLLRGPDGVVALSISSDGSAGLHPYTEPPPENAVDFSAVPAVQGPPFPDLLAADVTGDARNELVIYQDPTAIVLTFTGDALEEVARFESGAPPAMADYDGDGALDVATIAVSPDMLPVVTVRDLRTAGAVKWRTAFPEPPTPGLPQPRKAYLRPGRFTGGTGEDVYVWAGTPSVRSAVLDGRTGAIVWERCQVPDAERYWGPSVNLASVYDVDADRKEDLVFTNPDYYCVVSGPTGEFLVGPLFPPKIFNQPSQGLYTCPVILTRPPENPLVCLVAGHYFQGALSLNGDPYWYKLPTAGENRCAREGFRAAADGAWQMGFGRQNGSFACIDARDGSVRWEMPLEAAASDAISCDVDGDGAAEFLVGTSHGTLLAINEASAAPHQVWLVELGAALGAPVAADFDGDGLCEIAVPTSDGRVVVME